A part of Papilio machaon chromosome 21, ilPapMach1.1, whole genome shotgun sequence genomic DNA contains:
- the LOC106714585 gene encoding alpha-tocopherol transfer protein-like, with the protein MYLDGQINLLLYTEEDKQVVKKEVGLKDSVLEEDIDAVLEWFKKEPHLAKAPIERHLIEKFLVVAKGSREKTKKRIDNFYKYRALAPELIQSRIEALAKPDQKLWTFFRQAIIPKLFDGKRITVVGFSGDASAFDTEVMYRNIILTVDLRLKYDYMFTDIWIVDLNNTGLGHLLRVNPVILQKAVNLYQESVGIRVKHIHCVNAPVFGHHVVNFMKKFVKAKMIDRVIIHDTMESLHKYVPKEYLPKDYGGDLPSLIEFTESLNRDVYNEKIKGVLIDYSKLVSDESKRPREKYDEECIVGSFKKLDFD; encoded by the exons atGTATTTAGATGgacaaataaatttgttgcTTTATACAGAAGAAGATAAGCAGGTAGTGAAAAAAGAAGTAGGATTAAAAGACAGTGTGCTAGAAGAAGACATCGACGCTGTACTCGAGTGGTTTAAAAAGGAACCACATTTAGCTAAGGCACCAATAG aACGCCATTTAATTGAGAAATTTCTCGTCGTTGCAAAAGGTTCTCGTGAGAAAACAAAGAAacgaattgataatttttacaaatacagaGCTCTAGCACCAGAATTGATACAAAGTAGAATTGAAGCACTCGCAAAGCCGGACCAAAAATTGTGGACATTCTT TCGTCAAGCAATTAttccaaaattatttgatgggAAAAGAATAACAGTTGTCGGGTTTAGCGGTGATGCGTCCGCTTTTGATACCGAAGTTATGTACAGAAATATTATACTT ACGGTTGATCTGCGTTTAAAGTATGATTACATGTTCACTGATATTTGGATAGTAGACTTAAATAATACGGGACTCGGACATTTGTTGCGTGTGAATCCGGTTATACTTCAAAAGGCAGTGAATTTATATCAG GAAAGCGTTGGGATAAGGGTTAAACATATACATTGTGTGAATGCACCAGTTTTCGGACATCATGTTGTAAATTTCATGAAGAAATTCGTAAAAGCAAAGATGATTGACCGTGTTATAATACACGATACGATGGAAAGCCTGCACAAGTATGTGCCCAAAGAGTATCTGCCGAAGGATTACGGCGGAGATTTGCCGTCACTAATAGAATTTACTG AAAGTCTAAATAGAGACGtgtataatgaaaaaattaaaggagTGCTTATTGATTACTCTAAACTTGTTTCCGACGAAAGCAAGAGACCTCGAGAAAAATATGACGAAGAGTGTATTGTGGGTTCATTTAAGAAGTTAGATTTTGATTGA
- the LOC106714568 gene encoding uncharacterized protein LOC106714568: MDSIPKNSLLEFNPDTLEYVRKKCNLHQPGRMQEAIKILDEWTKKQTHFKNKNFDPYYLETTIIACKGSMERAKTQIDSICTFRTLLPTFFRRVNVKHDLGNLNDIVKPVILPKLTLDHNRVFLVKFYGGAFEASQYMDYYIFCTIIAEYLKVHDYLNGFVVFTDFTEINLMDFVTKLNPIELRQALTIFMQGFGMKLKGIHIATSSKFIDVLITILKQILSEKLIKRISIHKTIDTVYEHIPKNILPSDFGGEERSVKELHESWVELLSSNEHLAYLDGQRETRTDETLRQSQVFNEQYAGMPGTFRTLTVD, translated from the exons ATGGACTCCATTCCTAAAAATTCACTGTTAGAATTCAATCCAGATACTCTTGAATACGTACGTAAGAAGTGTAATTTACATCAGCCCGGTCGAATGCAAGAAGCCATTAAAATATTGGACGAATGGACGAAAAAGCAAACacatttcaaaaacaaaaattttg atccATATTATTTAGAGACCACAATTATCGCCTGTAAGGGGTCAATGGAAAGAGCTAAAACACAAATTGACAGCATCTGCACGTTTAGAACGTTACTACCGACATTCTTTAGAAGAGTTAACGTGAAACATGATCTTGGAAATCTTAATGACATTGT AAAACCAGTCATATTACCGAAATTGACGCTGGATCATAATCGGGTGTTTCTGGTCAAATTCTATGGAGGGGCATTTGAGGCTTCACAGTATAtggattattatattttttgcactATC ATTgcagaatatttaaaagtgcACGATTATTTAAATGGCTTTGTAGTATTTACGGACTTcactgaaattaatttaatggattttgttacaaaattaaatccaaTCGAACTTCGTCAAGCATTAACTATATTCATG caAGGATTTGGTATGAAATTAAAAGGTATTCATATTGCGACTTCGTCGAAATTTATTGATGTTttgattacaatattaaagcaGATCTTAAgtgaaaaattaatcaaacgCATTTCCATACACAAAACTATAGATACCGTATACGAACATATACCAAAGAATATTTTACCCTCTGATTTTGGTGGGGAAGAACGAAGTGTAAAGGAACTTCATG AATCATGGGTTGAACTACTTAGCTCAAATGAGCATCTGGCATATTTAGATGGGCAGCGTGAAACAAGAACCGATGAGACTCTCCGACAGTCACAAGtttttaatgaacaatacGCTGGAATGCCAGGAACGTTTAGAACACTTACGGTAgactaa
- the LOC106714488 gene encoding uncharacterized protein LOC106714488, whose amino-acid sequence MDSIPNNEILSFHRDTLVGIRKEYGLDKPGKMDESIDALVEWLKKQDHFVKKDFDRDYLERLIIFGKGSVERTKINLDRSCTLRSLLPTLYKSVDFKLDYKDSNILIDGVMPKLTEDHYRTYVLRNVGKRFENGFTNYFRFGIALAEYIQRYDYCKGFIIVVDYRETNILELIKSLDMVEINQAFNILTKGFGMRIKGIHILSHSKSVETVVTMLKQILSKKIGERIQVHNNVESLHKFVQKDILPSELGGNERSLVEIHEKWINVLSSKEFQEYYQIIKQAVTNENYRPTDKFNEEYMGTAGTFRTLSLD is encoded by the exons atggattcAATACcgaataatgaaattttgtctTTCCATCGAGATACTCTTGTCGGTATACGTAAGGAATATGGTCTGGATAAACCGGGAAAAATGGATGAATCTATTGATGCATTAGTTGAGTGGCTTAAGAAACAAGATCATTTCGTAAAGAAAGATTTTG ATAGAGACTATCTAGAAAGATTGATAATTTTCGGTAAAGGTTCTGTGGAgcgtacaaaaataaatttggacAGATCTTGCACGTTGAGGTCTTTATTACCAACGTTATACAAGAGTGTTGACTTTAAGCTTGATTATAAAGATTCTAATATTct AATCGATGGTGTTATGCCGAAACTTACTGAGGACCATTACAGAACTTATGTATTGAGGAACGTCGGCAAACGATTTGAAAATGGCTTCACAAACTACTTTAGATTTGGAATAGCT ttGGCTGAATATATACAGCGATACGATTATTGCAAAGGATTTATTATAGTTGTTGACTATAGagaaactaatattttagaaCTCATAAAGAGCCTGGACATGGTCGAGATAAATCaagcatttaatattttaaca aaagGTTTCGGTATGAGAATAAAAGGTATTCACATACTTTCTCATTCAAAATCTGTTGAAACGGTAGTTACAATGCTAAAACAGATTTTAAGCAAGAAGATTGGAGAACGCATTCAAGTACATAATAATGTAGAATCGTTGCATAAGTTTGTGCAGAAAGACATTTTACCCTCCGAACTTGGGGGAAATGAAAGATCCTTGGTTGAAATTCACG AAAAATGGATAAACGTTTTGAGTTCCAAAGAGTTTCAAGAGTACTACCAGATAATCAAACAAGCagttacaaatgaaaattacaGACCAACTGACAAATTTAATGAAGAGTACATGGGAACCGCTGGAACATTTAGAACTTTAAGTTTagattaa
- the LOC106716509 gene encoding histone-lysine N-methyltransferase SETMAR-like: MILYDFRCHLSQQECYDRLRLAFHAEDPSRATVYNWFSEFKCGRTNLNDALRQGQPSAATTEVNISVVRCMKETDPRVTYQQIRKSLGIDMTQVQKILHKHLAIRKLCARWIPHYLTEAQKLRRVDWCHEMIQIFNGGDSKAVFDMLTGDESWIYCYDPETKRQSAQGVFPSKELPTKLKKGRSVGKKMVASIFGRTGHYATIVLED, encoded by the coding sequence ATGATTTTGTATGACTTTCGGTGTCATTTAAGTCAACAAGAATGTTATGACAGACTTCGATTGGCCTTTCACGCTGAAGACCCTTCTCGGGCCACTGTTTATAACTGGTTTAGTGAGTTTAAATGTGGTCGCACCAATCTCAACGACGCTCTGCGTCAAGGACAGCCTTCTGCGGCGACGACTGAAGTTAACATCAGTGTTGTGCGATGTATGAAAGAGACTGATCCAAGAGTAACCTATCAACAGATTCGGAAAAGCTTAGGCATCGATATGACTCAAGTGCAAAAAATCCTCCACAAACATTTAGCCATTAGGAAGCTTTGTGCCCGGTGGATACCCCATTATTTGACCGAGGCCCAAAAACTCCGTCGTGTTGATTGGTGCCATGAaatgatacaaatatttaacggAGGTGACTCAAAAGCTGTGTTCGACATGCTTACGGGTGACGAAAGCTGGATTTATTGCTATGATCCGGAAACCAAGAGACAATCTGCTCAGGGGGTGTTTCCTTCCAAGGAGTTGCCAACTAAATTGAAGAAAGGTCGAAGTGTAGGAAAAAAGATGGTGGCCTCAATCTTCGGAAGGACCGGTCATTATGCGACAATTGTTTTAGAAGATTAA